One window of Mus caroli chromosome 11, CAROLI_EIJ_v1.1, whole genome shotgun sequence genomic DNA carries:
- the Naa38 gene encoding N-alpha-acetyltransferase 38, NatC auxiliary subunit has translation MAGAGPTMLLREENGCCSRRQSSSSAGDSDGEQEDSPATRARQQLEALLNKTMRIRMTDGRTLVGCFLCTDRDCNVILGSAQEFLKPSDSFSAGEPRVLGLAMVPGHHIVSIEVQRESLSGGPYL, from the exons ATGGCCGGAGCTGGGCCAACCATGCTACTACGAGAGGAGAATGGCTGTTGCAGTCGGCGTCAGAGCAGCTCCAGCGCCGGG GACTCTGATGGGGAACAGGAGGACTCGCCGGCCACGCGTGCACGGCAGCAACTAGAGGCATTGCTCAACAAGACCATGCGTATCCGTATGACAGATGGAAGGACACTAGTCGGCTGCTTCCTGTGCACTGATCGCGACTGTAATGTCATCCTGGGCTCTGCGCAAGAGTTCCTCAAGCCTTCTG attcatTTTCTGCGGGCGAACCCCGTGTCCTGGGTCTGGCCATGGTACCAGGACACCACATCGTTTCTATTGAAGTCCAAAGGGAGAGTCTGTCGGGGGGCCCGTATCTCTGA
- the Tmem88 gene encoding transmembrane protein 88 has product MAEVPGAQRPVLAGGPEPRDPLDCWACAVLVTAQNLLVAVFNLLLLALVLGTILLPAVIMLGFGFLCHSQFLRSQAPLCTSHLRDPGFTALLVTGFLLLVPLLVLALATYRRLCLRLRLADCLVPYSRALYRRRRIPQPKQIPVSPGSRSVPTPGKVWV; this is encoded by the exons ATGGCGGAGGTCCCCGGAGCCCAGCGCCCCGTTCTCGCTGGCGGCCCAGAGCCTCGGGATCCCCTAGATTGCTGGGCCTGTGCAGTGCTAGTAACGGCTCAGAATCTGCTGGTGGCTGTTTTCAATCTTCTCTTGCTGGCACTGGTGCTGGGGACCATCTTGCTACCTGCTGTCATCATGTTAGGCTTCGGCTTTCTCTGCCACTCCCAG TTTCTGCGCTCTCAGGCACCCCTTTGCACCTCACATCTGCGGGACCCAGGCTTCACAGCCCTGTTGGTCACTGGATTCCTACTGCTCGTGCCTTTGCTTGTCCTTGCCCTGGCTACCTACCGCCGCCTCTGCCTGCGCCTCCGTCTGGCCGACTGCCTCGTGCCCTACAGCCGAGCCCTCTACAGGCGCCGGCGCATCCCACAGCCGAAGCAAATCCCAGTCTCACCAGGTTCTCGGTCAGTTCCCACACCGGGAAAGGTCTGGGTCTGA
- the LOC110305808 gene encoding cytochrome b5 domain-containing protein 1: MPRRGLVAGPDLDNFQRRYFTPSEVAEHNQPEDLWVSYLGFVYNLTPLVEEFKGDLLLKPILEVAGQDISHWFDPQTRDIRKHIDPLTGCMRYRTPRGRFVHIPPPLPRSDWANDFGVPWWKGANYQVGRLSARTRNIRIINTLAMQEHTLQVGALESMWEILHRYLPYNAHAASYTWKYDGKNLNMDQTLEENGIRDEEEEFDYLNMDGKLHTPAILLYFNDDLTEL; this comes from the exons ATGCCGCGCCGGGGCCTAGTAGCCGGGCCAGACTTGGATAATTTTCAACGTCGGTATTTCACGCCGTCTGAAGTAGCGGAACACAACCAGCCCGAGGACCTATGGGTGTCTTACCTGGGATTTGTTTACAATCTAACACCGCTTGTCGAGGAATTCAAAG GGGATCTACTGTTGAAACCCATCCTGGAGGTCGCAGGCCAGGACATAAGTCACTGGTTTGATCCACAGACTAGAGAC ATTCGCAAGCATATAGATCCTCTCACTGGTTGCATGAGATACCGTACCCCGCGGGGCCGCTTCGTGCACATCCCGCCACCTCTGCCCCGTTCAGACTGGGCCAATGATTTCGGAGTACCCTGGTGGAAGGGGGCAAATTACCAGGTGGGACGACTGTCTGCTCGGACCCGGAACATCCGTATTATTAACACTCTTGCAATGCAGGAGCACACACTGCAG GTGGGGGCTCTGGAATCAATGTGGGAAATCCTACACCGCTATCTCCCCTATAATGCACATGCTGCCAGCTACACATGGAAATATGATGGGAAGAATTTGAACATGGATCAAACCCTGGAAGAAAACGGGATCCgggatgaggaagaagagttTGACTATCTTAACATGGATGGTAAACTTCACACACCTGCAATTCTGCTCTACTTCAATGATGACCTCACAGAGCTCTAG
- the Kdm6b gene encoding lysine-specific demethylase 6B produces MHRAVDPPGARSAREAFALGGLSCAGAWSSCPPHPPPRSSWLPGGRCSASVGQPPLSAPLPPSHGSSSGHPNKPYYAPGTPTPRPLHGKLESLHGCVQALLREPAQPGLWEQLGQLYESEHDSEEAVCCYHRALRYGGSFAELGPRIGRLQQAQLWNFHAGSCQHRAKVLPPLEQVWNLLHLEHKRNYGAKRGGPPVKRSAEPPVVQPMPPAALSGPSGEEGLSPGGKRRRGCSSEQAGLPPGLPLPPPPPPPPPPPPPPPPPPPPLPGLAISPPFQLTKPGLWNTLHGDAWGPERKGSAPPERQEQRHSMPHSYPYPAPAYSAHPPSHRLVPTTPLGPGPRPPGAESHGCLPATRPPGSDLRESRVQRSRMDSSVSPAASTACVPYAPSRPPGLPGTSSSSSSSSNNTGLRGVEPSPGIPGADHYQNPALEISPHQARLGPSAHSSRKPFLTAPAATPHLSLPSGTPSSPPPPCPRLLRPPPPPAWMKGSACRAAREDGEILGELFFGAEGPPRPPPPLPHRDGFLGPPNPRFSVGTQDSHTPPVPPTTTTTSSSSNSHSSSPTGPVPFPPPSYLARSIDPLPRPSSPTLSPQDPPLPPLTLALPPAPPSSCHQNTSGSFRRSESPRPRVSFPKTPEVGQGPPPGPVSKAPQPVPPGVGELPARGPRLFDFPPTPLEDQFEEPAEFKILPDGLANIMKMLDESIRKEEEQQQQQEAGVAPPPPLKEPFASLQPPFPSDTAPATTTAAATTAATTTTTTTTTTTTQEEEKKPPPALPPPPPLAKFPPTPQPQPPPPPPASPASLLKSLASVLEGQKYCYRGTGAAISTRPGSVPATQYSPSPASGATAPPPTSVAPSAQGSPKPSVSSSSQFSTSGGPWAREHRAGEEPAPGPVTPAQLPPPLPLPPARSESEVLEEISRACETLVERVGRSAINPVDTADPVDSGTEPQPPPAQAKEESGGVAVAAAGPGSGKRRQKEHRRHRRACRDSVGRRPREGRAKAKAKAPKEKSRRVLGNLDLQSEEIQGREKARPDVGGASKVKTPTAPAPPPAPAPSAQPTPPSAPVPGRKTREEAPGPPGPPGVSRADMLKLRSLSEGPPKELKIRLIKVESGDKETFIASEVEERRLRMADLTISHCAADVMRASKNAKVKGKFRESYLSPAQSVKPKINTEEKLPREKLNPPTPSIYLESKRDAFSPVLLQFCTDPRNPITVIRGLAGSLRLNLGLFSTKTLVEASGEHTVEVRTQVQQPSDENWDLTGTRQIWPCESSRSHTTIAKYAQYQASSFQESLQEEKESEDEESEEPDSTTGTSPSSAPDPKNHHIIKFGTNIDLSDAKRWKPQLQELLKLPAFMRVTSTGNMLSHVGHTILGMNTVQLYMKVPGSRTPGHQENNNFCSVNINIGPGDCEWFAVHEHYWETISAFCDRHGVDYLTGSWWPILDDLYASNIPVYRFVQRPGDLVWINAGTVHWVQATGWCNNIAWNVGPLTAYQYQLALERYEWNEVKNVKSIVPMIHVSWNVARTVKISDPDLFKMIKFCLLQSMKHCQVQRESLVRAGKKIAYQGRVKDEPAYYCNECDVEVFNILFVTSENGSRNTYLVHCEGCARRRSAGLQGVVVLEQYRTEELAQAYDAFTLAPASTSR; encoded by the exons ATGCATCGGGCAGTGGACCCTCCAGGGGCCCGCTCTGCACGGGAAGCCTTTGCCCTTGGGGGCTTGAGCTGTGCTGGGGCTTGGAGCTCCTGcccaccccatcctcctccccgAAGCTCATGGCTGCCTGGAGGCAG ATGCTCTGCCAGCGTTGGGCAGCCCCCGCTCTCTGCTCCTTTACCCCCGTCTCATGGCAGTAGCTCCGGGCACCCTAACAAACCCTATTATGCTCCTGG GACACCCACCCCAAGACCCCTTCATGGGAAATTGGAATCCCTACATGGCTGTGTCCAGGCATTGCTCCGGGAGCCAGCGCAGCCAGGGTTGTGGGAACAGCTTGGACAGTTGTATGAATCAGAGCACGACAGCGAGGAGGCTGTATGCTGCTACCACAGGGCCCTTCGCTATGGAGGAAGCTTTGCAGAGCTGGGACCCCGGATTGGCCGATTGCAGCAG GCTCAGCTCTGGAACTTTCATGCCGGTTCCTGTCAGCACAGAGCCAAGGTCCTGCCTCCCCTGGAGCAAGTCTGGAATTTGCTGCACCTTGAG CACAAACGGAACTACGGGGCTAAGCGAGGGGGCCCTCCAGTGAAGAGATCTGCTGAACCCCCGGTGGTCCAGCCTATGCCTCCTGCAGCCCTCTCAGGCCCCTCAGGAGAGGAGGGCCTTAGCCCTGGAGGCAAGCGCAGGAGAGGCTGCAGCTCTGAACAG gCTGGCCTTCCCCCAGGTCTGCCactccctccaccaccaccaccccctccgcctccacccccacccccaccccctccaccaccaccgcTGCCTGGCCTGGCTATTAGCCCCCCATTTCAGCTGACTAAGCCAGGGCTGTGGAATACCCTGCATGGAGATGCTTGGGGCCCCGAGCGCAAGGGTTCAGCGCCCCCAGAGCGCCAG GAGCAGCGGCACTCGATGCCTCATTCATATCCATACCCAGCTCCTGCCTACTCCGCTCATCCGCCCAGCCATCGGCTGGTCCCCACCACACCCCTTGGTCCAGGTCCCCGACCCCCAGGAGCAGAGAGccatggctgcctgcctgccacccgTCCCCCCGGAAGTGACCTTAGAGAGAGCAGAGTTCAGAGGTCGCGGATGGACTCCAGCGTTTCACCAGCAGCATCTACCGCCTGCGTGCCTTACGCCCCTTCCCGGCCCCCTGGCCTCCCcggcaccagcagcagcagcagcagtagcagtaacAACACTGGTCTTCGGGGTGTGGAGCCAAGCCCAGGCATT CCTGGCGCTGACCATTACCAAAACCCTGCGCTGGAGATATCCCCTCACCAGGCCCGCCTGGGTCCCTCCGCACACAGCAGTCGGAAACCATTTTTGACGGCCCCTGCTGCCACGCCCCACTTATCCCTACCCTCCGGGACCCCGtcatcccctccacccccatgtcCTCGCCTCTTGCGACCTCCACCGCCCCCTGCTTGGATGAAGGGCTCAGCCTGCCGTGCAGCCCGAGAGGATGGAGAGATCTTAGGGGAGCTCTTCTTTGGTGCTGAGGGACCTCCccgtcctcccccaccccttccccaccgTGATGGCTTCTTGGGGCCTCCAAACCCCCGCTTTTCTGTGGGCACTCAGGATTCGCATACCCCTCCCGttcccccaaccaccaccaccaccagcagcagcagcaacagccacAGCAGTAGTCCTACTGGGCCGGTGCCCTTCCCACCACCCTCCTATCTGGCCAGAAGTATAGACCCCCTCCCCAGGCCATCCAGCCCAACCTTGAGCCCCCAGGACCCACCTCTTCCACCACTGACTCTTGCcctgcctccagcccctccctcctcctgccaccAAAATACCTCAGGAAGCTTCAGGCGCTCGGAGAGCCCCCGGCCCAGGGTCTCCTTCCCAAAGACCCCCGAGGTGGGGCAGGGGCCACCCCCAGGCCCTGTGAGTAAAGCCCCCCAGCCTGTGCCACCTGGGGTTGGAGAGCTCCCCGCCCGAGGCCCGAGGCTCTTTGATTTCCCACCCACTCCGCTGGAGGACCAGTTTGAAGAGCCAGCTGAATTCAAGATCCTACCTGATGGGCTGGCAAACATCATGAAGATGCTGGATGAATCCATtcggaaggaggaggagcagcagcagcagcaggaggcaggcgtggctcccccacccccactcaaaGAGCCCTTTGCATCTCTACAGCCTCCATTTCCCAGTGACACAGCCCCAGCCACCACCACTGCTGCCGCCaccaccgccgccaccaccaccaccaccaccaccaccaccaccaccacccaagaagaggagaagaagccaCCACCAGccctaccaccaccaccgcctCTAGCCAAGTTTCCTCCAACTCCTCAGCCACAgcccccaccacctccaccagccagcccagccagccTGCTCAAATCGTTGGCCTCTGTTCTTGAGGGACAAAAGTACTGTTACCGGGGGACTGGAGCAGCCATCTCAACCAGGCCCGGGTCCGTGCCCGCCACTCAGTATTCCCCTAGTCCTGCATCAGGTGCTACCGCCCCACCACCCACTTCAGTGGCCCCTAGTGCCCAGGGCTCCCCCAAGCCCTCGGTTTCCTCGTCATCTCAGTTCTCTACCTCAGGTGGGCCTTGGGCCCGGGAGCACAGGGCGGGTGAAGAGCCAGCACCAGGCCCCGTGACCCCTGCCCAGTTGCCCCCACCTCTGCCGCTGCCCCCTGCTCGTTCTGAGTCTGAGGTGCTAGAAGAAATCAGTCGGGCTTGTGAGACCCTTGTAGAGCGGGTGGGCCGGAGTGCCATCAATCCAGTGGACACGGCAGACCCAGTGGACAGTGGGACTGAGCCACAGCCCCCGCCTGCGCAGGCCAAGGAGGAGAGTGGGGGAGTGGCGGTAGCAGCAGCAGGTCCAGGTAGTGGCAAGCGTCGTCAAAAGGAGCATCGGCGGCACAGGCGGGCCTGTAGGGACAGTGTGGGTCGACGACCCCGCGAGGGGagggccaaggccaaggccaaggctcCCAAAGAAAAAAGCCGAAGGGTGCTGGGGAACCTGGACTTGCAGAGTGAGGAGATCCAGGGCCGGGAGAAGGCCCGGCCCGATGTCGGTGGGGCTTCCAAAGTTAAGACACCCACAGCTCCAGCACCCCCGCCTGCTCCTGCACCCTCTGCTCAGCCAACACCCCCATCAGCTCCTGTCCCTGGGAGGAAGACTCGAGAGGAGGCTCCAGGGCCTCCAGGGCCTCCAGGTGTGAGCCGGGCAGATATGCTGAAGCTCCGGTCACTTAGTGAGGGgcctcccaaggagctgaagatcAGGCTCATCAAGGTGGAAAGTGGGGACAAGGAGACCTTTATCGCCTCTGAGGTGGAAGAGCGGCGGCTGCGCATGGCGGACCTCACCATCAGCCACTGTGCCGCCGATGTCATGCGTGCCAGCAA GAATGCCAAGGTGAAAGGGAAATTCCGAGAGTCCTACCTCTCCCCTGCCCAGTCTGTGAAACCCAAGATCAACACTGAGGAGAAGCTGCCCCGGGAAAAACTCAATCCCCCTACGCCCagcatctat TTGGAGAGCAAACGAGATGCCTTCTCGCCGGTCCTGCTACAATTCTGTACAGACCCCCGGAACCCCATCACCGTCATCAGGGGCCTGGCTGGTTCACTTCGGCTCA ACTTAGGCCTTTTCTCCACCAAGACTCTGGTGGAGGCGAGCGGTGAACATACGGTGGAGGTCCGTACCCAAGTGCAGCAGCCCTCAGACGAGAACTGGGACCTGACAGGTACCAGACAAATCTGGCCCTGTGAGAGCTCCCGTTCCCACACCACCATCGCTAAATACGCACAGTACCAGGCCTCGTCCTTCCAGGAGTCACTGCAG gaggagaaggaaagtgaGGATGAGGAGTCCGAGGAACCAGACAGCACTACAGGAACCTCTCCCAG CAGTGCACCGGACCCCAAGAACCATCACATCATCAAGTTTGGCACGAACATCGACCTGTCTGATGCCAAGAG GTGGAAGCCACAGCTACAGGAGTTGCTGAAACTGCCCGCCTTCATGCGGGTAACATCCACAGGCAACATGCTTAGCCACGTGGGCCACACCATCCTGGGCATGAACACCGTGCAGCTATACATGAAGGTCCCTGGCAGCCGAACGCCAG GCCACCAAGAGAATAACAATTTCTGCTCTGTCAACATCAACATCGGCCCCGGGGACTGCGAGTGGTTCGCGGTACATGAGCACTATTGGGAGACCATCAGCGCCTTCTGCGACCG GCATGGTGTGGACTACTTGACTGGTTCCTGGTGGCCAATCTTGGATGACCTCTATGCGTCCAATATTCCTGTTTACCGCTTCGTGCAGCGCCCTGGAGACCTTGTGTGGATTAATGCAGGGACTGTGCATTGGGTGCAGGCTACTGGCTGGTGCAACAACATTGCCTGGAACGTGGGGCCCCTCACCG CCTATCAGTACCAGCTGGCCCTGGAGCGATATGAGTGGAACGAGGTGAAGAACGTCAAGTCCATTGTGCCCATGATTCATGTGTCCTGGAACGTCGCTCGAACGGTCAAGATCAGCGACCCTGACTTGTTCAAGATGATCAA GTTCTGCCTCCTGCAGTCAATGAAGCACTGTCAGGTGCAGCGGGAGAGCCTGGTGCGGGCAGGGAAGAAGATAGCTTACCAAGGCCGTGTCAAAGACGAGCCTGCCTACTACTGCAACGAATGCGAC GTGGAGGTGTTCAACATCCTGTTCGTTACAAGTGAGAATGGCAGCCGAAACACGTACCTGGTGCACTGCGAGGGCTGTGCGCGCCGTCGCAGCGCGGGCCTACAGGGCGTGGTGGTGCTAGAGCAGTACCGCACGGAGGAGCTGGCGCAGGCCTACGATGCCTTCACACTG GCTCCCGCCAGCACGTCTCGATGA